In Terriglobus aquaticus, the genomic window TTTCCTGGGCTCTCGGCAACCTGGCGACCTTGTACTCGCGAACAAACGAGTTGGACCGCGCCAGGCGTGCCATTGAGGAGTCGCTTGCCATCCAACGCCGCCAGCCGTACACCTCGTGCGATCAGTCATTTGGTTTGGATCTGCTGGGTGATCTGGACATGAACCAGGGGAAGGACGAGTCCGCCCTGCGCAACTACCAGGCTGGCTACTCGAGCATCGTGGCCTGCAAAGGGCCGAGCGACCTCGGCAGCCTGGAATTACAGGTTCCGCTGGCGCGCCTCCTGGTCAAAGAGCACCGTGCTGGCGAAGCGATTCAGTTGCTGGAACCGGCGATCCCGGTCTGGCGTAAGTCACTGCCCGGCAACCCTGAAGTTGGCTACACTTTGACCACTCTGGCGCAGGCTCGCATGCAGCAGGGCGATGCGGGGCAGGCGGTCTCGCTGGCGCGCGAGGCACTCGCCGCGCAGTCGGGGAAGATGAAACACAATAGTGCCGCCATGGCACTCACCTACAGCGTGCTGGCGAAAGGTCTGGCCGGGCAAGGTAAGTCGCGCGAAGCTCTGGAGGCCTCGCGCGAGGCGGATACGATTTTCGCGAGCCTCTCGTCGCTGTCCATCATGAGCCGGCAGATCCAGACGGACAATCACGCCTTGCTCGCTCGGCTGTCCGCCCAAACGCCGCATGCGTAGATTTTGCGGTTAGGGGATGACACAACCCGCCGCGATCTGACGCCGTAGGGGACAGAGGTTTCCTCCGATGTCTATTCGATCCACCTTGCGTGGCTTCGCCACCGCATTGCTGCCGCTGTTGGCTGGTAGCTGCGCGCTTGCGCAGATTCGACCGGTCTCTGTCACGCCTTCTTCCAACCCAACGCAGCAGCGCAACGCGGTCAGCGCGTTCGGGCACCTGCCGCTCGGCTTTCAACCCAACCGCGGCCAGTCCGACCCTGCGGTTCAGTTCGTCGCGCGCACGCCCGAGTCCACGGTTTACCTGACCGGTGCCGATGCTGTGCTCGAAACCGCAACCTTCGGCAAGGACGCCCACGGCCAGGCACGGTTGAAAACCGACATGGCTGTGCGCATGCACCTGGTGGGCGGAAATGCGACTCCGTCAGCGAGTACCGGCGATGTGCTGCCCGGCACGGTCAACTACCTGCGCGGCAATGACCACAGCCAATGGCACACCGGCCTGCCGCAGTACAACAGTGTCAGCCTGGCTGAGGTATACCCGGGCGTCGACCTGAAGTACTACGGCCACGGATCGACACTCGAATACGACTTCGTGGTGGCAGCAAATGCAGATCCCACGCAGATTCAACTGCAGTTCCAAGGCACCAAGGCGCATGCAAACCAGGACGGTGGACTTGTGCTGCCCACCGCAAACGGAAGCGAGCTTCGCTTCGACAAGCCAGTCGCCTATCAGCAGATAGACGGTAAGCGCGTGCCCGTTGCCGCGGAGTTCCAGATTGCCGACGGACGTGTCGGCTTCAAGCTCGGCAGCTATGATCACAGCCGCGATCTGGTCATCGATCCCACGCTTGTCTACACCGGAACTCTCGGTACCGGCGTGCAACAGACCAACTTGAGCCAGATCGCTGTGGCCAGCTCGGGCGAGCTTTACATGCTCGGCACCACCAACGACTCCACGTTTCCTGTCACGGCCAACGCCTACCAGGGCACCTGCGGGCCGGCCGCGCCGAACTATGGTCAGTACTGCAGCGGCAGCGGGCAGACGGCGGCATTCGTCGCCAAGTTGAGCGCGGATGGCACCAGTCTGGTCTACGCCACCTACCTCTCCGGCACACAGTCCTACGAGTACGGCGACGCCCTCACGGTGGACTCCGCCGGCGTGGCCTACCTGTTCGGCCGCACCGGGTCAGATACATTCCCGGTGACGCCGGACGCGTTTCAAGCTCATTGCATTGCAGGTGTCCCAAACTTTCCCGGCGGGGTCCAGGCCCAGTGCGACGGCTACTACGCCCGTGGCGGCGGTGCCGGCTACCAGTCGCTGAATACGCCCGCTTACTTCGCCAAGCTCAGCGCCGATGGCAGCCGGCTGCTTTACTCCAGCTATCTTGGCGGCACCACCCCCGTGTATCCGAACTCGATTCAGCTGGATGCAACGGGCAACATTTACCTGTCCGGTCAGGTCAACGTCTTCAGCACCGCCGACCTCACCCCAGGACAACTGCCGACCAGCAACTCCCAGTTTCCCGGCATTACATCCAGCGGATACTTGACCGTAGCCAGCGCGGCAAATGGCCACGGCAACGATCAGGGTATCGGCATCGCGGCGTTCCTCAGTAAATTCTCCAACGACGGTCACACGCTGCTGTACGGCACCTTTTTCGGTGACAACACCACCGGTGCAGACACCTACCCAACGACCATGACGGTCGGCGCCAACGGGGTGGCCTTCCTCGGCGGCTACACCGACGCGACGAATCTGCCAGTCACCGCCGGAGCGATCAAGGCTGCCTGCACCTCGCCCGGCACAAACTATGGCGGCATGTACTGCAACACGATCGACGGCTATGTTGCCGCGATCGACACCACCAAGTCCGGTTCAGCCTCACTGGTTTACTCCACGCGTCTGGGGGGCACCGCCACCTCGCAGGGCAGCAATATTCCCGACCAGCAGGTACTAGGCCTGGTGGCCGACAGCAGCAACAACGTCTACGTGACCGGCTACACGTTCGAGTCCACCTTTCCCGTCGGCACTGGCGGGTTCCAGGCGACCTGCCCCAACAACACTGGAAACATCGATCCCACTGCATCCGGCTACATCGATCGCTGTGATTCGACGTTTGTTGTCAAGCTCAACACCAAAGGAACCCAGATCCTCGCAGGCACATTCCTAGGCGGTCCGCACCTGCGATCGGCAGAGTCCAAGGGCTACCAGGTTCGACTGGACAGCAAGGGCCAGGTTTACGTCTACGGCTACTCCTCGGACGGCGGCGGCGACTTCCCACAGGTCAATCCGCTGCAGGCGTATCACAGCGGCAACAATCTCGCGATCAGCACCTTCACCGCAGACCTGAGCAAGCTGCTCTTCTCTACTCGTTTCACGAATCCGAGTTACCAGGACCACAGCGTCTCGGTCGCGGGCGGCCTCGCTCTCGACGGCGCGGACAACATCTACTTCACCGGCGCTACGACGGACACGATGTTTGCCGCAACAACAGGCACCTATCAGACCGCGGCAACCACCGGAGCAGGGAATCACCCCTTCTTCGTGAAGCTGAGCAAGGTGCTGCAGCCCACCCAAGTGACTGCAAGCGCCACCCCGAACCCGGCAAGCCAAGGTGCGAATGTTACTTATAAGGCGGTGGTCGCCGGACTTTATCAGACCACGCCGGCGCTGACGGGTACCGTGACCTTCCAGTTCACTAACACCACACCCGCGACCAAGATCGGCACCGGAACTGTGGACAGCACGGGCACCGCAACCTTCACGGGCACGGCACCCGCGGCCGGCACCTACACGCTCACCGCAAGCTACGGTGGCGACACCAACTACGACGTCAGCACCTCGTCCGCTGTTACGTTCACCGCAAACAGCACGGCGACCACCAGCACCACCGTGCTCAGTTCAACACCGACCGCGCCGGTAGGGAGCAGCGTTAGCTTCACAGCGGCGGTTACCTCCACGGCCAGCGGGACACCGACGGGAACGGTGACGTTCTACGATGGCAATCCAACTGCGGGCGGAACCCAGCTTGGCACGGGATCGGTAACTGGCGCTCATGCGACGTTCGCGACGAACTCACTTGCGGTCGGTACCCACACCATCTACGCGGTGTATGGAGGCGATACCAACTTCGCCGCATCCACCGGGTCGGTAACACAGGTGATCGTTCAGAAGGTGGCGACGACCACTCAACTTACCTCGTCGGCTGCAACCGCGGCCACTGGCGCGGCGGTTACGTTGACCGCGACTGTCACCGCAGCTACCACGGGCGTCCCCACGGGAACGGTCACCTTCCTGCAGGGCACCACCACGCTCGGAACGGGAACGCTGAACAGCAGCGGCGTCGCGACACTGCAGATCTCCACGCTACCCGTGGGTTCGAACAGCATCGTGGCGAGTTACGGGGGCGATAGCAACTTCCTCGCGTCGAACTCTGCCGCCTACACGCAAACCATCACCGCTGCCACGATCGCCATCTCGGTCAGCCCGACCACGCTGACGGTGACGCACGGCTCCAGCGGCACCGCCACCATCACCGCCACGCCTACGGGCGCGTACTCGGGAGCGCTCTCGTTCAGTTGCGGCACGCTTCCCAGTAACGCTTCCTGCTCTTTCCAACCCGCCACGCTCACGTTCAGCAGTTCGAGCACGGCGCAAACCACCACGCTCACCTTCAGCACGCAGGCGGCAACGCAAGCGCTGCTGCGGCGCGATTCGCTCGGTATGCGACTGACCCAGGTTGTGGCAGCTACGTTGTTCCTGCCACTTGGGCTCGCCGGCTTCGCCTTCCGCCGCCATCGCCTGGGTCTGCTGCTCATGCTGGTAGTGCTTACCACTGCGGTGGCGGGCATCTCCGGCTGTGGTGGCAGCAGTACACCCAGCACTCCAACGACGCCGGTGGGCACCTACACGGTCCCGCTGGTAGTTACGGTGAACGGAACCACCAGTACCACCCCGCTTACGGTGGTGGTGCAGTAACAAGACTGCGGCCGGGAACCCGGCGGCTTGGACGGCGGGCACACCCTCTGGGTGTGCCCGCTTTTCTTGACCCCTGCAAAGGTTGCCGCGCATAGCGACGCCGACCGGAGAGCATGCCTTGGGGGGGGTGGCTACATTTCCCGCATTGTGGCGGCTGAACGGACGCCAGAAAGGCGAAGAGCCCTCAGATCCGAGGGCTCTTCCAAACTCAGTTAGGCGCAAGAAAACCGTGGCAAGCAACAACGTACGGCTAAGGTGAGGAAAGCAACTGTTCGCGAAGTCCGCTCAACACTGTGCAGGAGTTGCTGCGGTTGCGGGCGTCTTTCGGTTTTCGAACAGTTCTATGGTTTACAGGTCGCGCAGCAGGTCGGACAGCGAAACACGCATGCCCAAGGCGATGACTTCCAGCATGGGCAGGGAGATCGACTTGCGGCCGCGCTCCACGTCGCTGATGAAGCTGCGATCGATTCCGAAATCGGTTGCCATGCGCAACTGGGTCATGTTGCGTTCACGGCGCAGTTCACGGAGGCGGTTCCCGAAGCGAGTGCTCACATCCTTCGGCAACGTTCTCTCGGTTGGGGCCGGCCGCATGGCTCCGTAGCTGCCCGAAAGGGTCGCTGGAGGCATATTCGCGGGACGGCTGGTGGGAGCGTAAGACAGTCTGGGAATGGAATACGACATGAAATCTCCTGTGTTCACTCAGCGCGACGGTGTTTTGATTTGTCTAAGTAATTTCCGTCGTTCGCCGATATAGCGTTCAGGTAAAGCTTGTTCCTTCACGGGATGCCGTCTCAATGCTCCGGCTTTCCATGACTAGGAAGATGCTACCTGAAATCAATAGATGCGCGACGGCTATTGACAACAACTGCGTCAAAAAACGCCACATGGTGGCGTTGCTGCACCAAAATTGAGGCGCTGCGGCAGCTAGTGTCCGTTCCGGCCTATTTCGGCACTTGGCAGGAGAACCTGGTCCGAAGAGGCTGCGGCGTTTCCGTGCAGCATCTCCCGGTAGGAGCCAGGAACGCCGCACCCTTTGAACTATGCCGCAGTCGGCGCGAAGCTTTGTCGGAGATAAGCGGCAACATCGGATGCTGCCGACAATTGGGGACCATTCCCGACAGCTTTTCGGTAAAACGAGCTCGGACCTACAGCTCAAAAACATGAGTTGCGTTCACTGATCGCGTGAAACTCCCCTGGGAAGAACAGAGCTACAGCTGCATCCATAACGGACGCAGTTCCGGACCGAACCGGAGCGATCTCCGCACCAGAGGACATGCGATCGAAGGTCGCCTACTGAGGGTCAGGAGGTGCGCTCTGCCGATCCCTGCGATCGTCGCCGCCCCCGCCAAAGAGCTTTTGAAAGAAGTTGCGATGCTTGCGATCCTGCGGCTCGCCGGGAGTGCCATCCGGGAGCGAGTTGGGCGGGTTGGGAGACGGCGCCCCGTCCGGCGCCCGGGTGCCGCCGCCCGCGCCGTCGAAGCTCCCCAGCAAGTCTCCGAGATTGTTTGTATTTCCGCCCATGCGGCTGCAAGTGCTTTGCGGCTGCGTTCCCTCTAAAAAGGCGGCGACGTAGTCGTTGGGGCAGGTTTCGTCTGCTAGCAGGTTGGTGACCTTGTCCAGCTTCACGCTGGTGATGCCGTCTGGTGCCGTGAACGACTGCATATCGCTGTACTGCGGCAGCCGGGCGGCGCGGTTCATGAACTCCGCCCAGATCGGCGCGGCGGCAACTGCACCGGTCAGCTTGATGTCTGTGTAATCGTCGTTGCCCACCCAGACTACGCAAAGCAGGTTGCTGGAGTAGGCGGCGAACCAGGCGTCGTGGCTGGTGCCGGTTTTGCCTGCGGCTGGCGCCTTGAAACCTCTCTGCCGAACGGCTACGCCGTAGCCGAAATCCATGACGCCCTGCAGTAGTGACTGCGTCAGGTAGGCCGCCTTGGGGTCCATCACCTGCGACGCTTCCGGCGTGAAGTCGGCCACAATGTCGGCCTTATCGTTGCGTACGGCCTTGAGCATCCACGGGGTGATGTGGACTCCGCCGTTGGCGAAGACGGTGTACGCGCCCGCCATGTCCAGCGGCGTGGCATCGTACGCGCCCAAGGCAACGGCTGGTGTGCCTTTGGCAGTCACCACACCGCTGGCCCTGCCCAGTGCCGCCACGTTTTCGAAGCCCACCTGCTGGCCCAGCGACACTGTCGCATTGTTCAGCGAGTGCGCCAGCGCATAGATTGCCGTCACCGTGCCGTGGAAGGCGCCCTTGAAATTACGCGGGGTATAGGTCGAGCGGCCGTTGTCGTAAGTGAAGGTGGTGGGCACATCGCTGAGCGGGGTGACGGCGGTAAACATGCCGCCGCCGGTCTGGTTGCCCTCGTCGTCCACGGTAGAGCCGATCTGCTGGCCGCGCACCGTGTCCATCTCGGCGGTGGCATACACAAACGGCTTGAAGATGGAGCCTGTAGGCCGCTTGCTGGTGGCGTGGTTCAACTGGGACTGGCCGTAGTTGCGGCCGCCCACCAGCGCCAGCACCTGGCCGGTGTGCGGGTTCAGCGCAACCAGCGCCACCTGTGGCATGGGGAAGTTCGCCTCGCCATGGTGCAGGCGCCGGACTTCCTCGTCTACCTGCCGCATGCCCACATCGACGGCTTCACTGGCCGCACGCTGCAGGTCGGGATCGAGGGAGGTGTAGATCCGCAGAGTTCCGCTCTGGGTGGTGTCGCCCAGCCGCGAGTTGAGCTGATCGTGCACCAGGTCGACGAAGTAGGGCGCTTCGTTTGCGTCAATGTTCTGTGGCACCAGGTGCAGCGGTTCGGCCTGCGCCGCTTCGGACTGCGCCTCCGTAAGCGCGCCGGTCTCGATCATCGACTTCAGCACCACGTTGCGCCGCTCCAGCATGCGCTCCGGGTGGCGGAAGGGGTTGAAGTAGTTTGGGCGCTGGATGAGCCCGGCCAGCATCGCCGCCTCTGCCACGTTCAGCCGGGTTACGTCTTTGCCGAAATACGCCTGCGCCGCCTCGCCGAAGCCGTTGATCGCAAACGATCCGCGCTGCCCCAGGTTGATCTGGTTGGCGTACATCTCAAAGATCTGCTCTTTGCTGAAGCGCGATTCAAGCTGCAACGTGATCATGATCTCGCGCAGCTTGCGGGTGATGTCCTTCTTGGGAGACAGGAAGAACCCGCGCGCCAACTGCATGGTCAGCGTCGATCCGCCACATTCCTTCTTGCCGCTGACCGCGTCTTCCACGGCGCAGCCGGCCAGCCGGTAGAAGTTAACGCCGCCATGCTCAAAGAAGCGACGGTCCTCGATCGCCGTCACGGCCTGCACCAGCACCTTGGGTATTTGCGAGTAGGTGATGAGGCGGCGCTTGGTGCGGTTTTTGTCTTCGCTCAGGCCTGTGATCAGTTGCGGCTCCAGCTCATAGCTGCGCAACTCTACACCGTTGTCGGCGGTGATCTTGGCGATGCTGGTTCCATCGTCGGTGATGGTGGCGCCGTCAGGCGAGTGAAACGACGCCGGGCCCGGCTTGATGCTGATGCTGCCCGCCAGCAACTGGTAGGTACCCATGCGCTGGTTCACGTTGTAGCCAGCCTTGCGGAGGTCCTGCGCGATCTGTTCTACGGTGAAGTGCTGACCGGGGCGGATCTCGCGCGGCGCGGCGTAGATCTGCGATGTGGACACAAACAGCGGGCCCGCCGCCAGGCGCTCGTCCACAATCTGTTCGTACTGGTGGTAGTAGTAGGCGTAGATCACGCCGCCGATCACGGCGAAGACGAGCGCAACCGCGCCCAGAAAGAGCATGGCCCGCTGCCACAACGGACGGCCCCGCCGCACGCCGCGCATCGATCCCTGGTCGTACCGGCCGCTGTTCCCGAGCCTTACCTTCACTGCCATCCGTTGGGTCCTTGTCTCCGTCGTGCCCGGCGGCGGTACGCGCGGGAGCTAAAGGTTCGACGCAGCCGCCAGCCGCTTGCGCACGGCCGGAACCACATCGTCCACTGCGACATCCAGCGTCTCGCCGCGCAGACGGTCCACCAGCTCCACTTGCCCGTCGGCCAGCTTTTTGCCGATGTTCACGCGGTAGGGCGCCCCGATGAGGTCGGCATCTTTGAACTTCACACCGGCAGAGCCGTCGCGGTCGTCCAGCAGAACGTCGACGCCCGCGGCGTGGAGAGCTGTGGCGATCTTCTCGCCGGCCTCGGCCAGCGCGGTATCGCTTTGCTTGGTGACGGTGACAACAACCGGATACGGTGCGATGGCGGCGGGCAGGGCATAGCTCCATTCGCCGCGATCGTTCTTGCCGAACCTGGCCGCGCTCTGCTCGATCGCGGCGGTCAGGATGCGCTCAATGCCGATGCCGTACGATCCCATGATCGGCGTGGTTTCCTTGCCGTTCCTGTCCAGAACGCGCGCGCCCATGGACTCCGAATATTTGTAGCCCAGCTTGAAGATGTGACCGATCTCGACCGCCTTGCCCAGCCGTAGCGGCAGGCCGGCGACGGGGTCGGGCTCGCCCGCGCTTACGTTGCGAATGTCCGCAGCGACGGTCCACTTGAAGTCGCGCCCGGGCGTCACGTTGCGGAAGTGATAGTCCTGCTTGTTGGCACCGGCGACCAGGTTCTTGCGGCCCTCCAGGGCGGAGTCGAGCACCACGGTTGCTGCGCGCTCGTTCTTGAAGATGCTGGCAACCTCCGCGCTCAACGACTTCGCTTTGCCCAGCGCTGCGGCGTCGTAAAAGCCGCGGTTGACTGCGAAGGCGTCGGCCGGCAGCACGGTAAGGCCGATGGGGCCTAGATAGCCGGCAGGGCCGTCAAAGTAGCGCTGAAGTTCGTCCGCCTGCATCGGGCGCAGATCATCGCAGCGAGCGGCACCGGCCAGTTTCGTCTCGTTCACCTGGTGATCGCCACGCAGGAACGCAATCACCGGTTTTTCCAGCGTGGTGCCGTCCGGGCCGGGTGCCTGGCCCATGTAGGCGACGCACTTGATGTCCTGTGCGGCGGAGATGCCGAAGAACTCCGCCACATCCGCGATGGCTGCTTTGCCGGGCGTGTGGACGAGTTCGGGCAGGCCATCGCCAGTGGGCTCCAGGTCCTGAATGTCGTCGAGCTTGGACGTGGCTTTCTCGATGTTGGCGGCATAGACCACGGTGCCGTTCTCGTCGCGCGCGCTCGCGATCCAGTCCTCACCGGCCTCGGTGTACACCATGAACTCCTGCGACTGCGATCCGCCCATCGCGCCCGAGTCGGCGTCCACTCCCACAAACTCCAGGCCGCAGCGCGTGAAGATGCGGCGGTACGCAGCGTCGTGCAGGTCGTAGCTCTTGTCCAGACCGGCCTGGTCGATGTCGAACGAATACGAATCCTTCATCGTGAACTGGCGCACACGCAACAGACCGCTCTTGGGCCGTGGCTCGTCGCGGAACTTGGTCTGGATCTGGTACCAGATCTGCGGCAGTTGCTTGTAGCTGCGCAGTTCGTTGCGAGCGATGCTGGTCATCACCTCTTCGTGGGTCATGCCCAGGGCCAGGTCCGCGCCCTTGCGATCTTTCAGGCGAAACATGTTGTCGCCCATGCCGGTCCATCGGCCGCTCTCTTCCCACACCTCGCGCGGGTTCAGTGCGGGCAAGTAGAACTCCTGCGCGATCTTGTCCATCTCTTCGCGGACGATGCCGACGATCTTGTTCACCGCGCGCCAGCCAAGCGGCAGATAGCTGTAAATGCCCGCGCCCAACTGTCGGATGTAGCCCGCGCGCAACAGCAGTTGATGGCTGGCGACCTCGGCATCGGCAGGAGCTTCGCGCAGGGTGGGGATGAACAGGGTGGACCAGCGTTGCATAAGTTGGGCGTTCCTCGGCGTTTGTTCTGCTCATTTTACGGGTCCGCACACGTCGAACCGCCAGCGAAGTCATCCCAGAGGCTGATCCGCCCGAGGAGACGGCATCGTAATCTGTCGATGCAGCATCTGCTCACGCAGGGCTGGTTGGAAGAGGTACAGGACAGAGATGCGGAACGCGCTGGTAGGTGGATTGATCGTGGTCGTGGTTGCGCTGCTGGTAGTGTCTGGCATTCGCAGCAACCAGAGGCGCAAAGCCGAAGAGGCCAAGCAGCCGCAGATTCAGGCGATGCAGGTGGACAAGCCGGGAGCGACCGCCTCCATCAGCGAGGCCGCATCGCAGTTCGGTTCCGCACCCGATCTTCGCGGCAAGCCCGCACCTGTATTCACCTTGACCAGCATGGACGGCAAGCGGGTGAGCCTGAACGACCTGAAGGGCAAGCCCGTGCTTCTGAACTTCTGGGCGACATGGTGCGCCCCATGCAAGGTGGAAATGCCCTGGTTCGAGGAGTTTAATAAAAAATATGCCGGGCAGGGTCTGCAGGTGGTCGGCGTCGATGAAGACGACGAGGTGAAACCCGACAAGCTGAAGAGCGAAGTGGCCGACACGGTGAAGCGCCTGAACGTGTCGTACTCGATCCTGCTGAGCGATCACAAGATCGGCGATGCATACGGCGGCTTAGACATGCTGCCGGCGACGTTCTACATCGACAAGAATGGCGTGGTTCGTGCGGAAGCGATCGGCTTGGCCAGCAAGGACGAAGCCGAAGCCAACGTCCAGAAGATCCTGCAGTAGGAGTGACGATGCAAGCTGTTTCCACACGGACCCGCATCACCTACGCTGTTTGCTTTGCACTCGTGCTGGTCGTGGCGTTTGCCGCGCTTTTCTTTGTGGCCCGGCGAGTAGGCGCGCAGGCGATCGACCTCGGTCAATCCACCAGGCCCGCCGCGAAAGGCCACGTGCAGTTCGCCGCGGAGCCGCAGACGATTGCAGCAAACAAGCCGGCGACCGTCCTGCTGCACTTCCACGTGGATCCCGGTTTCCACATCAACTCGCACACGCCGAAGAGCGAAATGCTAATCCCGACCAAGATCGCCATCGGCGAAGGCGACGGGATCAAGGTGCAGACGGTTGATTTTCCGGCAGGCCAGCCGTACAGCTTCAGCTTCGAACCGCAGACCAAGCTGGATGTTTACACCAACGAGGTGGTGCTCACTGCTCACGTCGTCGCGCAACCGGGCCAGCGTAGCCTCATCGGCGTTCTGCGTTACCAGGCCTGCGACCAGGCCGCGTGCTACCCGCCCAAGACGCTGCCAGTGGAGCAGCCATTCACCGCGCGCTAGCCGTGCGATCCGGCGCAAGGCGTGCTCGCCGCTGGCCCGCCCTCGTCGCCCTGCTTGCCTCGGGTGCAGCTTTGTTTGGTAGCTTTCTGCCGATCAGCAAGCGTTCGCTTCTCCACTCTTCCGGGCCCTTGCATCCGCTGGTTCACCTGATCGTGTTCGGGGGCATCGCCCTGCTGGCGGCTTGGGGGACCGACTCACCCAATGTGCGCGCCGGCCTGTGTGCGGCGATCGCCGCGCTGGGATGCGTGACG contains:
- a CDS encoding Ig-like domain-containing protein; this encodes MSIRSTLRGFATALLPLLAGSCALAQIRPVSVTPSSNPTQQRNAVSAFGHLPLGFQPNRGQSDPAVQFVARTPESTVYLTGADAVLETATFGKDAHGQARLKTDMAVRMHLVGGNATPSASTGDVLPGTVNYLRGNDHSQWHTGLPQYNSVSLAEVYPGVDLKYYGHGSTLEYDFVVAANADPTQIQLQFQGTKAHANQDGGLVLPTANGSELRFDKPVAYQQIDGKRVPVAAEFQIADGRVGFKLGSYDHSRDLVIDPTLVYTGTLGTGVQQTNLSQIAVASSGELYMLGTTNDSTFPVTANAYQGTCGPAAPNYGQYCSGSGQTAAFVAKLSADGTSLVYATYLSGTQSYEYGDALTVDSAGVAYLFGRTGSDTFPVTPDAFQAHCIAGVPNFPGGVQAQCDGYYARGGGAGYQSLNTPAYFAKLSADGSRLLYSSYLGGTTPVYPNSIQLDATGNIYLSGQVNVFSTADLTPGQLPTSNSQFPGITSSGYLTVASAANGHGNDQGIGIAAFLSKFSNDGHTLLYGTFFGDNTTGADTYPTTMTVGANGVAFLGGYTDATNLPVTAGAIKAACTSPGTNYGGMYCNTIDGYVAAIDTTKSGSASLVYSTRLGGTATSQGSNIPDQQVLGLVADSSNNVYVTGYTFESTFPVGTGGFQATCPNNTGNIDPTASGYIDRCDSTFVVKLNTKGTQILAGTFLGGPHLRSAESKGYQVRLDSKGQVYVYGYSSDGGGDFPQVNPLQAYHSGNNLAISTFTADLSKLLFSTRFTNPSYQDHSVSVAGGLALDGADNIYFTGATTDTMFAATTGTYQTAATTGAGNHPFFVKLSKVLQPTQVTASATPNPASQGANVTYKAVVAGLYQTTPALTGTVTFQFTNTTPATKIGTGTVDSTGTATFTGTAPAAGTYTLTASYGGDTNYDVSTSSAVTFTANSTATTSTTVLSSTPTAPVGSSVSFTAAVTSTASGTPTGTVTFYDGNPTAGGTQLGTGSVTGAHATFATNSLAVGTHTIYAVYGGDTNFAASTGSVTQVIVQKVATTTQLTSSAATAATGAAVTLTATVTAATTGVPTGTVTFLQGTTTLGTGTLNSSGVATLQISTLPVGSNSIVASYGGDSNFLASNSAAYTQTITAATIAISVSPTTLTVTHGSSGTATITATPTGAYSGALSFSCGTLPSNASCSFQPATLTFSSSSTAQTTTLTFSTQAATQALLRRDSLGMRLTQVVAATLFLPLGLAGFAFRRHRLGLLLMLVVLTTAVAGISGCGGSSTPSTPTTPVGTYTVPLVVTVNGTTSTTPLTVVVQ
- a CDS encoding helix-turn-helix domain-containing protein, coding for MSYSIPRLSYAPTSRPANMPPATLSGSYGAMRPAPTERTLPKDVSTRFGNRLRELRRERNMTQLRMATDFGIDRSFISDVERGRKSISLPMLEVIALGMRVSLSDLLRDL
- a CDS encoding transglycosylase domain-containing protein, producing MAVKVRLGNSGRYDQGSMRGVRRGRPLWQRAMLFLGAVALVFAVIGGVIYAYYYHQYEQIVDERLAAGPLFVSTSQIYAAPREIRPGQHFTVEQIAQDLRKAGYNVNQRMGTYQLLAGSISIKPGPASFHSPDGATITDDGTSIAKITADNGVELRSYELEPQLITGLSEDKNRTKRRLITYSQIPKVLVQAVTAIEDRRFFEHGGVNFYRLAGCAVEDAVSGKKECGGSTLTMQLARGFFLSPKKDITRKLREIMITLQLESRFSKEQIFEMYANQINLGQRGSFAINGFGEAAQAYFGKDVTRLNVAEAAMLAGLIQRPNYFNPFRHPERMLERRNVVLKSMIETGALTEAQSEAAQAEPLHLVPQNIDANEAPYFVDLVHDQLNSRLGDTTQSGTLRIYTSLDPDLQRAASEAVDVGMRQVDEEVRRLHHGEANFPMPQVALVALNPHTGQVLALVGGRNYGQSQLNHATSKRPTGSIFKPFVYATAEMDTVRGQQIGSTVDDEGNQTGGGMFTAVTPLSDVPTTFTYDNGRSTYTPRNFKGAFHGTVTAIYALAHSLNNATVSLGQQVGFENVAALGRASGVVTAKGTPAVALGAYDATPLDMAGAYTVFANGGVHITPWMLKAVRNDKADIVADFTPEASQVMDPKAAYLTQSLLQGVMDFGYGVAVRQRGFKAPAAGKTGTSHDAWFAAYSSNLLCVVWVGNDDYTDIKLTGAVAAAPIWAEFMNRAARLPQYSDMQSFTAPDGITSVKLDKVTNLLADETCPNDYVAAFLEGTQPQSTCSRMGGNTNNLGDLLGSFDGAGGGTRAPDGAPSPNPPNSLPDGTPGEPQDRKHRNFFQKLFGGGGDDRRDRQSAPPDPQ
- a CDS encoding proline--tRNA ligase; its protein translation is MQRWSTLFIPTLREAPADAEVASHQLLLRAGYIRQLGAGIYSYLPLGWRAVNKIVGIVREEMDKIAQEFYLPALNPREVWEESGRWTGMGDNMFRLKDRKGADLALGMTHEEVMTSIARNELRSYKQLPQIWYQIQTKFRDEPRPKSGLLRVRQFTMKDSYSFDIDQAGLDKSYDLHDAAYRRIFTRCGLEFVGVDADSGAMGGSQSQEFMVYTEAGEDWIASARDENGTVVYAANIEKATSKLDDIQDLEPTGDGLPELVHTPGKAAIADVAEFFGISAAQDIKCVAYMGQAPGPDGTTLEKPVIAFLRGDHQVNETKLAGAARCDDLRPMQADELQRYFDGPAGYLGPIGLTVLPADAFAVNRGFYDAAALGKAKSLSAEVASIFKNERAATVVLDSALEGRKNLVAGANKQDYHFRNVTPGRDFKWTVAADIRNVSAGEPDPVAGLPLRLGKAVEIGHIFKLGYKYSESMGARVLDRNGKETTPIMGSYGIGIERILTAAIEQSAARFGKNDRGEWSYALPAAIAPYPVVVTVTKQSDTALAEAGEKIATALHAAGVDVLLDDRDGSAGVKFKDADLIGAPYRVNIGKKLADGQVELVDRLRGETLDVAVDDVVPAVRKRLAAASNL
- a CDS encoding TlpA family protein disulfide reductase yields the protein MRNALVGGLIVVVVALLVVSGIRSNQRRKAEEAKQPQIQAMQVDKPGATASISEAASQFGSAPDLRGKPAPVFTLTSMDGKRVSLNDLKGKPVLLNFWATWCAPCKVEMPWFEEFNKKYAGQGLQVVGVDEDDEVKPDKLKSEVADTVKRLNVSYSILLSDHKIGDAYGGLDMLPATFYIDKNGVVRAEAIGLASKDEAEANVQKILQ
- a CDS encoding protein-disulfide reductase DsbD N-terminal domain-containing protein; protein product: MQAVSTRTRITYAVCFALVLVVAFAALFFVARRVGAQAIDLGQSTRPAAKGHVQFAAEPQTIAANKPATVLLHFHVDPGFHINSHTPKSEMLIPTKIAIGEGDGIKVQTVDFPAGQPYSFSFEPQTKLDVYTNEVVLTAHVVAQPGQRSLIGVLRYQACDQAACYPPKTLPVEQPFTAR